The sequence below is a genomic window from Dermacentor albipictus isolate Rhodes 1998 colony chromosome 2, USDA_Dalb.pri_finalv2, whole genome shotgun sequence.
ACTTCTATTCAGTGGTGGCAAAGAAAAAGCAATGGACATTGAATTCAAATAACTGAATCCCCTGCACAGTCAATGTGACTTCATTGCACTTCAATGTGCTGCACATTGCTGAAGGTGCGACCGTGATTGACGGGATGTTCGACACGACGCATTCTTGCAGCAATGACTAAAGAATAAGTTTGTTTTTCTCATAATGCACACAACCAGTAATTAAATTCTGCATGTACTTTGAGCATGCGATTCAGCTCCTTctatgaaaaaaaatggctgtggcttaggtaaggttaagcccaggatgcgaagcatactagcctttattttagttgttgaaccactgtttagcctggtgaactgctgttgcttggctatatttggttcggctagacgaagaaacaactcatgaattactgcttcgccttcaagagtggaacgcgacagcgttcccgtcgactcgccaaggggtgtaagacaatgggctacagggcagcgactacgcgccccgcattggacgcggtgagcgtcgagcaaagcagcgttcggcgcggcaacgaaatgtgcgcctgagcaagagacgcacgccttagaaacagctcgtttctaaggcaacaccgcattcactagaggcgcttttgtaccgctttgaagcatcgtactcgtggctcagtggtagcgtctccgtcccacactccggagaccctggttcgattcccacccagcccgtcttgcaagagttgagccaaagccacttctcctctgtcgtgacgtcacggtgtcacgtggtttcaaggcgacaccgccgcgcctgaggagctgggttgagctctcgtaatatgcttcgcataaaaaaatagcAATATGACTGACTGCACAATTAATAGATATCTATTTACTGTCCAATTATGACGACTTATTTGAAGATGCACAGAGCAACATTCTACCCCTTTGCCTCCCTTGAGCACCTTGGAATAGGTTGTATAAATGTCACATGTTTATTGACAGCCCATGATAATTCGCGCCTGAAGGGGTCAAGGTCATCGACACTACTGCTATTAACTGTGTTTAAGTTGGAATATTTTTTTTACCATGAAGCTTAACAGGCCCGTCAGGATGGTGGCAACAGACCATGCAGGGTTCCAGCTGTCTGGATGGAAGTCCGAGATGCTGAGGCAGAGGCGTGTGTTGCACTTGAACCGGCCGCTGGGGGTGATCATCAAGATGCTGGGCGGCTTGAAGGGGAATTCAGCCGGGAACATAAGCTTCCCGTGGTAGATTCCATCTGTGCCACAGTGCAAGACCAACATGATGTCCACTATGATGTTCCAGAGTCTTGAGCAACCAGCACAATTTTACAAGATCCAGGTTACAAGACTATGGCATGGGGAAAATGCTTGCAGCCTATGCAAGCTGGCAATTTACACAGATTCACAATTATAGGCAGCACAAAAAACAGTCGCTTTCATGGTATCCTTGTGAGTACTATGTCCAAACAAGACAGGTTGATGGAGACTTGAAGCAATCTACAATGGTCAAACAAGGGAGGCTCTGAAGCTaagagccaacattttgacaagggGACTTGCCCTAAAAAACACAAAACGTAAGCCAAAATGCGCACCTGCATAAAGAAGCAAACACTGAAGCCTTCTGAACATTTGAGGCAATGTAGGGGGTGATCAGGGTCATGCGCCGGCGAAATTACAACTATGGGAGTGACTTAGGTACATTGGAAAGTGTCAGTTTTGGGAAGTGCTTGCACAGGCCCATTTAAAAGTTGTATCGAAGCACCACAAAAGGACTACATGCTGTCACGCAGAGGCCTCATATGAACGGAGtaacatgccttcaagaatgtgATGGCTGGTTGTAAAAATGTCAAAACAGCAAGAATTACGATGTGCCTTGGCATCTGTTGGGAGTTCGAAGTACTTGCCATAAAAGGGCTATTCAGTGTATTAGGTTGATAATCTGTAAGGATAAAGTGTGTGATTGGATGAACATGATAGCAACGTATCAATGCCATGGAACAATTAGTGCAAGTAAAGTGACAAAGTGCCATGGAAGCACCACTTTGAGTAGCAACCAAATGACTGAAAATCATTTTCAAGTCGTCCACATAAGTAACACCTAGAGATCCAGCAGTGAAACTATGCACACGCATAGCTCAGACCCTCTAAGCATTAAAGCACATGGAATTTGAATACATTAGTTTAGAAGTGTTTATTGCAAGATGGTGCCCTTTCAATGGTATTATGCCAAGAAAGCAGCAGCAACATGAAAGTGTCTTCAATGTTTGGACAATAACCAGCACTACCATTGTGCGTGCCAAAGTTAAATCCAGCATTTGGTAAAGTATTCAAGCAACAATGTTTTCAATGCTACCATCGCGTACCATGGAGACCACACAAaatgggaggggagggggggggggggttagctgCACTAACGGCTTCACTGAATACTGAGTTGTGATTCTGCAAGATGGCACAAGTCTACctgccttctttttcctttttacatGCTGAACATGAGGACACTGGTAAATAACTGACTGGAGAATATTCATAAGACAGGCATAGAAGAACATTGTAAATTTTTACATTAAGGTGGCTGAACGTCAACCTGCACCACTAAAATATGGCACGAACGACCCTGTAGCTTGAACATAACCAGGTATCATTTCTGTCTGGTCCTCTGCCTGTTCTGGTCATAAGAAAGTTGTTAGTAAACTTCTTATGGATAACCGGGTTGCTGGAAAGGCATACGGCAGCAGCACTGTTGGTGGCGGCATCTGGTGATGCAGAATCTAATGAGAGATCACACAAAGCTAATACTGCAGTGACTTGTGTACTACATAACTGCTCACGCAAATCACCAAGACCGACATAACTGCCAACATGCAGTGCCTATATTATTTTGCTTTGCCAGTAACCCTGATGCAACACAAAAATTCTTCTAGTGCACGGTAGTTGTACAGAACACCACAAGACTGAACCAGCTTTCGCCACTGCCATCCACAGCTCTGGCAAATTGGTAATCTGCAAATGGTAAGATTGCGGAAAAACTAAAACTGCCTGTTACCTGCACAAACTGAAGTTCGTACAGAACAATTGACTCAAAACTCAAGGACAATTCAAAGACCTCAAGGAACCTGATAGAGAAAAAATTCAAGGAGGGAAAACAAACTTTATTCCTACACATACAATGAAAAATAGTgaacgctttctttttctgcagctaAGCAGCTGCCGAGTTTGACACATGCTTTAAGTTTTTCAGGTCTTCAGTTAACTCTCTCATTGTAATGACATCGATTGACTTCTAGCATGATGGTTAGTATAGTGACGAAATTCGTGCAAGGATACTCGTCACATTAAAGCCAAATTGCTGAGGCTTACACTGCAACAGGCAATTGTAGAGCCTCGGGATCAAAAACTGAGCCATCATGGCTCTGGTTTGAATTAGCAAAAGAACAAAATAGTGGCACAGTCTGGTCACTTGATATGGCTCTGTCTAGTTCCAGGATGGCAGCAGCGATTTCATTGGTGGCTGTGAACAAGCCACAGTGCAATCATTTAGTGACACTCAAAAGAAAACACATAGGACTTTTTTCTCAATAGACTGTTCTTATGGCATGGCCCCTATGCAGATTTTGTTACTTTAGTTGCTCAAATGTTTCAAGGAATTCCAGGAGCATGTTTATTTTCGAGGATTctcaaggacttcaaggaggtGTGTGAGCACTGGTCCATACACAACAAGTATGTATGTGCCTGTTTATGTACAAGCCATAATTCTGTTCCAAATCATATTTTGTTTAACTTATACAATTAAAACAAATATGTGGCTTCTTGGAGCTTGAACAAATGTGAGCTGGTTATAATACACGCTTTTAACTAGAGCATCAGATTCAAGGAGGTCGTACAGATTAATTTGTTAGTTACTGCATCTGGACATGACTGAACTAAATAGTCAAAAATTGCTGATGTCAAAAAAAACAGACAGAACTAAATTGTGAAGTCAGCAAAGACCCAGCACTAATTTCAAAGTTCTGACTACTACATTGGATTGCAAAAAGACATTAAACAAAGGTAACAAGAGAGCAAGTCACAGAATCTATGCATCAGGGTGCACTATGACAGTGAGCAGAGACAAAATGAGCTTACCCTCGTACGGTGTGTTCTCTGGCCCTCGTACAACATAATGCCTGGAACAGAAGATCGGAAGCTAAAGTTCCTGTGACGAAATTTGCTGCCAAGCCCTCTCAACAGCAACATTATATGCTCAGTTATACAATTGGATAGAATCTATCGGAGGATGATTCTTTAAGTAAGCAAGAGCTTCACAGTAGATCTGTTGAGATGATAAAATATGGGTACACTCATAGGTTAGCTGTGATGGTTAATGCGATGAGGCACACATCACTGACACCAGGATTGCCTCAGCTTTGCCTCCAGGATTGGCTCAGTTTACTTAACCAGACTGCCATCCACGCAAAGTTTGTATGTGTGAGGTACGAGGGGGAGCGAAGATAGACAGAGATatgagccaaagaaagctttacttacaatttaatttaaaaaaaaaaagcacggaggCATTGAGTGCCTCTTCATGGCGGGGTGACAATTTTTTAACCGGATGTTGCAACACGGTTCAGTCTTCAAGATATATCGAATGAAGTTTTCCACTAAAGACGACAATTCTGTGGGACCGACATGGCGCCAAATGTTGACGCGGCCGTCTTTTGACAAATGTCGACATGCAGTGCATCGTGATCGGGTCGCGTAAGCTAGACGAACTCGTGGAACGCGTGGGTCTTTCAGAATGCTCTATTTACAGGTGCCCAGTACTGCCATAACTACAAAATGGAAAACGTACTTACCACTCGAGGATGTTGGATGGCAGGGGGTGAGCTATGATGTAGGGTACCGGGTCCCTGACGAGCCGCAGATAATCTTGGCGAAGTCTTTGAGCGGCCGTGTTGTACTTTTTGTTCATCCCAGCTGTCGCGACCTGCACAGGCCGAGTGACAGCCATTTGAAATGCGCGAGCTGTGCGGAGCAGCGAAGACCGCTTTGTTCCCCTCCAAACAAGCACGGTGGCGCGATCGGTTCATTTAGCTTTCACGCGAAGCACTGACCAGAAGCATTCGCTGCTCTAGAAGGGCATAGAATTAAACGCCAGTAGGGCAAGACTCGTGCATTATCATTTCCAGATCACTCCACGCGCCACAAATAGTTGAATGGCACGAATTTCTTCGCACGTCCTTACTGTTGTTAGAAAACGCGACTTCGGGAAGGTGCCGACGCAGACACCTTATGCGAGGGC
It includes:
- the LOC139046713 gene encoding ubiquitin-conjugating enzyme E2 J2-like isoform X1; protein product: MNKKYNTAAQRLRQDYLRLVRDPVPYIIAHPLPSNILEWHYVVRGPENTPYEDGIYHGKLMFPAEFPFKPPSILMITPSGRFKCNTRLCLSISDFHPDSWNPAWSVATILTGLLSFMVEKNPTLGSIDTTDREKKQLARESLEFNLKDEMFCELFPDLVEEIKEQIQKRKTEVEAQNAYLAERSITGSSLGDQGYGLLGSTLANIFVIVGFAAFAYTVKYVLTFSAK
- the LOC139046713 gene encoding ubiquitin-conjugating enzyme E2 J2-like isoform X2, with product MNKKYNTAAQRLRQDYLRLVRDPVPYIIAHPLPSNILEWHYVVRGPENTPYEDGIYHGKLMFPAEFPFKPPSILMITPSGRFKCNTRLCLSISDFHPDSWNPAWSVATILTGLLSFMVEKNPTLGSIDTTDREKKQLARESLEFNLKDEMFCELFPDLVEEIKEQIQKRKTEVEAQNAYLAERSITGSSLGDQGRDIVQACSPPRTPED